Proteins encoded in a region of the Oscarella lobularis chromosome 5, ooOscLobu1.1, whole genome shotgun sequence genome:
- the LOC136187457 gene encoding acetoacetyl-CoA synthetase-like isoform X1, producing MALSQFDSIPPMMWKPDESNDRIMDEFRRQINADFNLNLKSYDDLWKWSTESYADFWKSFFHFSKILVSKPYDEVVDRSKEIVDVPEWFHGCRMNYAENLLRCDRGTDAKTAYIVAGESQEVKRVTFGELRENVRVLAHAMKDFGIGEGDRVVGYLPNSGLALEAMLATASLGAIWSSTSPDFGVAGVLDRFVQIQPRLIFSVNAVWYNGRAHNHLEKLEQVVKGLKSVEKVIVHPHVGELKNDALEKIPHGELLSDFIKTAATNPSELTFAQVPFNHPLFIMYSSGTTGVPKCMVHSVGGTLIQHLKEHVLHGNMNSNDLLLYYSTTGWMMWNWMVSALAVGAGVVLYDGSPLLPTPTILWDLIDQLGITILGTSAKWIAVLEDREVKPRNTHKLDSLHTILSTGSPLKPLSYDYVYNHIKKDVILGSITGGTDIISCFAGQNCTIPVYRGEIQARNLGMAVESWSETGTPVWGESGELVCLKPFPSMPTHFWNDDDGIKYKKAYFAKFSGVWTHGDFCAVNPKTGGIVMLGRSDGTLNPNGVRFGSAEIYNIGESVNCGSPIRYPFASVESFSEVQDSLCVSQSLQAGLEERVVLFLKMSGEHEFSRDLVTKIKTSIRNQLSARHVPTFILEIKDIPYTVSGKKVEIAVKRILSGQEVTNRGALANPASLDLFYDIPQLNVVKRSS from the exons ATGGCCTTGTCTCAGTTCGATTCGATTCCACCGATGATGTGGAAACCCGACGAAAGCAACGATCGAATCATGGATGAATTTAGAAGGCAGATAAACGCCGATTTCAATCTGAATCTGA AATCCTACGATGACCTTTGGAAATGGTCGACAGAGAGCTACGCCGACTTTTGGAAATCCTTCTTTCACTTTTCAAAGATCTTAGTCAGCAAACCGTACGACGAG GTCGTTGACAGGagcaaagaaatcgtcgacgttcccgAGTGGTTCCACGGTTGCAGGATGAATTACGCAGAGAATTTGCTTCGATGTGACAGAGGTACAGACGCAAAAACGGCATATATTGTGGCAG GTGAAAGCCAAGAGGTGAAGCGTGTGACTTTTGGAGAACTGAGAGAAAATGTTCGAGTCTTGGCTCATGCCATGAAAGACTTTGGCATCGGAGAAGGAGATCGTGTTGTGG gTTATCTGCCGAATTCTGGACTTGCTTTGGAAGCAATGTTGGCTACAGCGAGTCTTGGAGCCATTTGGAGTTCAACTTCTCCTGATTTTGGCGTCGCT GGCGTGCTTGATAGATTTGTTCAAATTCAGCCAAGATTGATTTTCTCCGTCAACGCTGTGTGGTACAACGGACGAGCGCACAATCATTTAGAAAAGCTGGAGCAAGTAGTTAAAG GTCTGAAGTCCGTTGAAAAAGTCATTGTTCATCCTCACGTCGGTGAACTGAAAAATGACGCTTTGGAGAAAATTCCTCATGG GGAACTGCTGTCTGATTTTATAAAAACGGCTGCCACAAACCCGTCTGAGTTGACATTTGCTCAAGTGCCTTTCAACCATCCTCTGTTCATAATGTATTCATCGGGCACGACTGGCGTTCCCAAGTGCATGGTTCATTCTGTTGGG GGCACGCTCATTCAACACTTGAAAGAGCACGTGCTCCATGGCAACATGAACAGCAATGACCTTTTGCTCTACTATTCAACC ACTGGTTGGATGATGTGGAACTGGATGGTCTCTGCTCTCGCTGTTGGAGCCGGCGTTGTCCTATATGACGGCTCGCCTCTCCTCCCGACGCCCACCATCTTATGGGATCTTATTGATCAGCTTGG TATCACTATTCTTGGGACGAGTGCCAAGTGGATTGCCGTTCTCGAAGACAGAGAAGTCAAACCAC GAAACACCCATAAACTGGACTCACTTCACACTATCCTGTCAACCGGATCTCCGCTGAAGCCTCTCAGCTACGACTACGTCTATAATCACATAAAGAAAGACGTGATCCTCGGTTCCATTACTG GAGGAACTGATATTATTTCTTGCTTTGCTGGTCAAAATTGTACTATTCCCGTTTATCGCGGTGAAATTCAAGCACGAAATTTGGGCATGGCCGTCGAAAGTTGGTCGGAAACGGGAACGCCTGTCTGGGGAGAAAGTGGAGAGTTAGTCTGCTTGAAACCCTTTCCGTCTATGCCGACGCACTtttggaacgacgacgatggaatCAAATATAAGAAAGCCTACTTTGCTAAATTTTCTGGAGTTTGGACTCACGGCGATTTTTGTGCTGTGAATCCCAAAACTGGTGGCATTGTTATGCTTGGTCGCAG CGATGGTACACTGAATCCCAATGGCGTTCGCTTCGGAAGTGCTGAAATTTACAATATTGGTGAGTCGGTCAACTGTGGCTCTCCAATACGATACCCGTTTGCTTCAGTTGAGAGCTTCAGCGAAGTACAGGATTCTCTCTGCGTGTCTCAGTCACTCCAAGCCGGTCTGGAAGAgagagtcgttctttttctaaagaTGTCTGGCGAGCACGA ATTTAGCAGAGATTTGGTGACGAAAATAAAGACGAGTATTCGCAATCAATTGTCAGCTCGCCACGTACCGACGTTCATTCTCGAAATCAAAGATATTCCT tacACTGTCAGTGGGAAGAAAGTGGAAATTGCCGTGAAACGAATTCTCTCTGGTCAGGAAGTGACCAATCGGGGCGCTCTCGCCAATCCCGCGTCACTCGATCTTTTCTACGACATTCCACAGCTGAACGTAGTAAAACGATCTAGCTAG
- the LOC136187455 gene encoding uncharacterized protein gives MASPPHGLGLSARVSDFSDALFGELGLKLDRKEGYYDDEDDHWSRLVDKLGLGADKKRARLRENKTEWILRRWSHEKPDESTGRRLVEILNDLGRRDASLVVQCHLGEEYRPERKEMDDLFEAIDNAARFNDVKRLGELINDTNGEEIEREFSTKPWSPLHSAAGYGHLPAVKFLTEKRFSVHRKNYLNETPLAVAEQANHQHVVEYLKEAERSNPVEQSTTTRQRGFSIARGKLDQLVVDGNLAGMRELLETDGSDPNESGQRYWAPIHSAAARGNFDAVKLLVEYGAKIDQVNFRSFIPEDWARFHGQHQVADYLKAVRLSQRKSQTPKTKSDSDSAMPAHPDIYSEDDRVTSGTIVNKTITVRRLSRNVDPEEFLIEDEDLDHIREGISKQLKIEVADLWDASSTSRKVISTVKDLTETKDIIAVTHDESLEAERSLSLSSELTQKSILRRLPAEPYVRVHLYCKYWSRNAEIVEFDDGEDMELVVKRAKNLFHVPIISLLTVDKLSRIVSTCVLKRHDRVIAKCDGDELASVRKRLGKFEFCSKASAKFGRDGGKLIDTASGAMVDVPKGAIDDGEEVEIQIKECVPTIRMDVGDDNLVPIGDPILIETNPPGFVFHKMVTFRIPHCGPTSHKAPKGEINVLTASHDEDDRRTTTSFHKLSVTEFDVYDRYIGMEASHFSFFWAFIYNVMTWGECVASVYSPPPPVVNASKEFQIQLLIHPNLPKYYRAARKQVLNDYVCRHTQCYLLGYERDTDVTVAMSASNNWNIDPCQQSIPFRSVWQRALLPCEEVIVPADVRFLVKWTGNGFPTSPVQVTLNISGESRVELKLLVTPVGGEVHELIPEGIVASIAMKLDRAGNEDWRSLAAILDYSFAQVDEFGQKPSPTAALLRHYAQRNDVIDHLKQALEVMHRNDVLELLNNAALPE, from the exons ATGGCATCGCCGCCGCACGGCCTTGGCTTGAGCGCTCGTGTTTCTGACTTCTCCGACGCTCTCTTTGGCGAACTCGGGCTCAAGTTAGACCGAAAGGAAGGCtactacgacgacgaagacgatcacTGGAgccgtctcgtcgacaaATTGGGCTTGGGAGCGGACAAGAAACGCGCCCGACTACGAGAAAACAAAACCGAATGGATATTGCGCCGGTGGAGTCACGAAAAACCGGACGAAAGCACGGGCcggcgtctcgtcgagatcTTGAACGATTTgggacgacgcgacgcgtctCTCGTCGTTCAATGTCACTTGGGCGAGGAGTACAGGCCGGAGCGCAAGGAGATGGACGATCTTTTCGAGGCAATCGACAACGCTGCGCgattcaatgacgtcaagcgACTGGGAGAACTGATAAACGATACGAAC GGCGAGGAAATCGAAAGGGAATTCTCCACGAAACCGTGGTCTCCTCTGCATTCCGCTGCCGGTTACGGTCACCTGCCGGCGGTCAAGTTCTTGACGGAGAAACGCTTTTCCGTTCACAG GAAGAATTACCTCAACGAAACGCCGcttgccgtcgccgagcaAGCGAATCATCAGCATGTCGTCGAGTACTTGAAAGAAGCTG AACGATCGAATCCCGTCGaacagtcgacgacgacgaggcaaAGAGGCTTTTCTATCGCTCGAGGAAAGCTCGatcaactcgtcgtcgatggtAATTTGGCCGGAATGAGAGAACTTCTCGAAACTGACGGAAGCGATCCCAACGAAAGCG GTCAGCGTTATTGGGCGCCGATTCATAGCGCCGCTGCGCGCGGCAATTTCGACGCCGTGAAACTGCTCGTCGAATATGGAGCCAAGATAGACCAAGT caATTTTCGTTCCTTCATTCCGGAAGACTGGGCTCGATTCCACGGGCAGCACCAAGTGGCGGACTATTTGAAGGCAGTGAGACTGAGTCAGAGAAAGTCTCAAACGCCCAAAACAAAATCAGATTCAGATTCAG CAATGCCAGCCCATCCAGACATCTATAGTGAGGATGACAGGGTGACATCAGGCACGATTGTCAACAAAACGATCACTGTTCGACGTCTGAGCAGAAACGTCGATCCCGAAGAGTTTCTaatcgaagacgaggacTTGGACCACATTCGCGAAGGCATATCAAAGCAGCTGAAGATAGAGGTAGCAGATCTGTGGGAcgcgtcatcgacgtcacggAAGGTCATCTCGACAGTGAAAGATTTGACCGAAACGAAAGACATCATTGCAGTTACGCACGACGAGAGTCTGGAGGCCGAGCGGAGTCTCAGCCTTTCAAGCGAGTTGACGCAAA AAAGTATTCTTCGCCGTCTGCCGGCAGAGCCGTATGTTCGCGTTCATCTGTATTGCAAGTACTGGTCGAGAAATGCTGAGATTGTTGAGTTCGACGATGGCGAGGACATGGAGTTGGTTGTCAAGCGAGCGAAGAACCTGTTTCACGTTCCCATCATTAGTCTTCTCACCGTCGACAAACTGTCGCGAATTGTGTCGACGTGCGTTCTGAAACGGCACGATCGCGTCATTGCAaagtgcgacggcgacgaattggcgTCCGTCAGAAAACGCCTCG GTAAATTCGAATTTTGCTCGAAAGCGTCGGCGAAATTCggtcgcgacggcggaaaaCTGATCGACACAGCGTCCGGTGCGATGGTCGATGTACCCAAAGgtgcaatcgacgacggcgaggaagtcgaaattcaaatcaaagagtGCGTGCCGACCATTCGCAtggacgtcggcgacgacaatcTCGTCCCAATTGGCGATCCCATCCTGATCGAGACGAATCCGCCCGGATTCGTTTTTCATAAGATGGTCACCTTTCGCATACCCCATTGCGGTCCGACGTCTCACAAGGCGCCGAAGGGCGAGATTAACGTTCTGACGGCGTCgcacgacgaagacgataggcgaacgacgacgtcgtttcacAAGCTCTCCGTCACCGAGTTCGACGTCTACGATCGATACATCGGCATGGAGGCGTCGCATTTCAGCTTCTTCTGGGCGTTCATTTACAACGTGATGACGTGGGGCGAGTGCGTGGCGAGCGTctattcgccgccgccgccggtcgTGAACGCTAGTAAGGAGTTTCAAATCCAGCTTCTTATTCATCCCAATTTGCCTAAGTATTACCGg GCCGCCAGGAAACAAGTCCTAAATGATTACGTCTGTCGTCATACGCAGTGCTATTTGCTTGGCTACGAAAGAGACACTGATGTTACCGTAGCAATGAGTGCGTCGAACAACTGGAACATTGATCCATGTCAGCAG AGTATTCCGTTTCGTTCGGTGTGGCAAAGAGCGCTGCTTCCCTGCGAGGAAGTTATAGTCCCCGCTGATGTCAGATTTCTTGTCAAATGGACGGGCAATGGCTTTCCGACGTCCCCCGTCCAAGTAACACTGAACATTTCGGGAGAATCTCGAGTTGAGTTAAAGCTCTTGGTGACACCTGTCGGCGGCGAG GTACACGAACTAATTCCCGAGGGAATCGTAGCGAGCATTGCGATGAAACTCGACCGTGCCGGAAACGAGGACTGGCGATCTCTTGCCGCTATACTAGATTACTCATTCGCCCAAGTCGATGAATTCGGGCAGAAACCGAGTCCGACGGCCGCGCTCCTGCGGCACTACgcgcaacgaaacgacgtaATCGATCATCTGAAGCAAGCACTCGAAGTCATGCATCGAAATGACGTTCTTGAGCTATTGAATAATGCCGCCCTCCCAGAATAA
- the LOC136187457 gene encoding acetoacetyl-CoA synthetase-like isoform X2: protein MALSQFDSIPPMMWKPDESNDRIMDEFRRQINADFNLNLKSYDDLWKWSTESYADFWKSFFHFSKILVSKPYDEVVDRSKEIVDVPEWFHGCRMNYAENLLRCDRGTDAKTAYIVAGESQEVKRVTFGELRENVRVLAHAMKDFGIGEGDRVVGYLPNSGLALEAMLATASLGAIWSSTSPDFGVAGVLDRFVQIQPRLIFSVNAVWYNGRAHNHLEKLEQVVKGLKSVEKVIVHPHVGELKNDALEKIPHGELLSDFIKTAATNPSELTFAQVPFNHPLFIMYSSGTTGVPKCMVHSVGGTLIQHLKEHVLHGNMNSNDLLLYYSTTGWMMWNWMVSALAVGAGVVLYDGSPLLPTPTILWDLIDQLGITILGTSAKWIAVLEDREVKPRNTHKLDSLHTILSTGSPLKPLSYDYVYNHIKKDVILGSITGGTDIISCFAGQNCTIPVYRGEIQARNLGMAVESWSETGTPVWGESGELVCLKPFPSMPTHFWNDDDGIKYKKAYFAKFSGVWTHGDFCAVNPKTGGIVMLGRSDGTLNPNGVRFGSAEIYNIVESFSEVQDSLCVSQSLQAGLEERVVLFLKMSGEHEFSRDLVTKIKTSIRNQLSARHVPTFILEIKDIPYTVSGKKVEIAVKRILSGQEVTNRGALANPASLDLFYDIPQLNVVKRSS, encoded by the exons ATGGCCTTGTCTCAGTTCGATTCGATTCCACCGATGATGTGGAAACCCGACGAAAGCAACGATCGAATCATGGATGAATTTAGAAGGCAGATAAACGCCGATTTCAATCTGAATCTGA AATCCTACGATGACCTTTGGAAATGGTCGACAGAGAGCTACGCCGACTTTTGGAAATCCTTCTTTCACTTTTCAAAGATCTTAGTCAGCAAACCGTACGACGAG GTCGTTGACAGGagcaaagaaatcgtcgacgttcccgAGTGGTTCCACGGTTGCAGGATGAATTACGCAGAGAATTTGCTTCGATGTGACAGAGGTACAGACGCAAAAACGGCATATATTGTGGCAG GTGAAAGCCAAGAGGTGAAGCGTGTGACTTTTGGAGAACTGAGAGAAAATGTTCGAGTCTTGGCTCATGCCATGAAAGACTTTGGCATCGGAGAAGGAGATCGTGTTGTGG gTTATCTGCCGAATTCTGGACTTGCTTTGGAAGCAATGTTGGCTACAGCGAGTCTTGGAGCCATTTGGAGTTCAACTTCTCCTGATTTTGGCGTCGCT GGCGTGCTTGATAGATTTGTTCAAATTCAGCCAAGATTGATTTTCTCCGTCAACGCTGTGTGGTACAACGGACGAGCGCACAATCATTTAGAAAAGCTGGAGCAAGTAGTTAAAG GTCTGAAGTCCGTTGAAAAAGTCATTGTTCATCCTCACGTCGGTGAACTGAAAAATGACGCTTTGGAGAAAATTCCTCATGG GGAACTGCTGTCTGATTTTATAAAAACGGCTGCCACAAACCCGTCTGAGTTGACATTTGCTCAAGTGCCTTTCAACCATCCTCTGTTCATAATGTATTCATCGGGCACGACTGGCGTTCCCAAGTGCATGGTTCATTCTGTTGGG GGCACGCTCATTCAACACTTGAAAGAGCACGTGCTCCATGGCAACATGAACAGCAATGACCTTTTGCTCTACTATTCAACC ACTGGTTGGATGATGTGGAACTGGATGGTCTCTGCTCTCGCTGTTGGAGCCGGCGTTGTCCTATATGACGGCTCGCCTCTCCTCCCGACGCCCACCATCTTATGGGATCTTATTGATCAGCTTGG TATCACTATTCTTGGGACGAGTGCCAAGTGGATTGCCGTTCTCGAAGACAGAGAAGTCAAACCAC GAAACACCCATAAACTGGACTCACTTCACACTATCCTGTCAACCGGATCTCCGCTGAAGCCTCTCAGCTACGACTACGTCTATAATCACATAAAGAAAGACGTGATCCTCGGTTCCATTACTG GAGGAACTGATATTATTTCTTGCTTTGCTGGTCAAAATTGTACTATTCCCGTTTATCGCGGTGAAATTCAAGCACGAAATTTGGGCATGGCCGTCGAAAGTTGGTCGGAAACGGGAACGCCTGTCTGGGGAGAAAGTGGAGAGTTAGTCTGCTTGAAACCCTTTCCGTCTATGCCGACGCACTtttggaacgacgacgatggaatCAAATATAAGAAAGCCTACTTTGCTAAATTTTCTGGAGTTTGGACTCACGGCGATTTTTGTGCTGTGAATCCCAAAACTGGTGGCATTGTTATGCTTGGTCGCAG CGATGGTACACTGAATCCCAATGGCGTTCGCTTCGGAAGTGCTGAAATTTACAATATTG TTGAGAGCTTCAGCGAAGTACAGGATTCTCTCTGCGTGTCTCAGTCACTCCAAGCCGGTCTGGAAGAgagagtcgttctttttctaaagaTGTCTGGCGAGCACGA ATTTAGCAGAGATTTGGTGACGAAAATAAAGACGAGTATTCGCAATCAATTGTCAGCTCGCCACGTACCGACGTTCATTCTCGAAATCAAAGATATTCCT tacACTGTCAGTGGGAAGAAAGTGGAAATTGCCGTGAAACGAATTCTCTCTGGTCAGGAAGTGACCAATCGGGGCGCTCTCGCCAATCCCGCGTCACTCGATCTTTTCTACGACATTCCACAGCTGAACGTAGTAAAACGATCTAGCTAG